A stretch of Nonomuraea africana DNA encodes these proteins:
- a CDS encoding Clp protease N-terminal domain-containing protein yields MSAFDKYLHSVITRGTHEAVEDGSATIEAQHLLLAIADHEGTAAHDVLTSVGLDHQAIREALDKEFEHSLSAAGVSLADFDLPRPSKDPTRSVSMGTSGKLALERAFASVARKKDLRSGHLLLGIFQAEVGTVPRALALAGIDRADLMERVQSTLTNHTD; encoded by the coding sequence ATGAGCGCATTCGACAAATACCTCCACTCCGTCATCACGCGGGGAACACATGAGGCCGTGGAGGACGGATCGGCGACGATCGAGGCACAGCATCTCCTGCTGGCGATCGCCGACCATGAAGGAACCGCCGCGCACGATGTGCTGACCTCGGTCGGGCTCGACCACCAGGCGATCCGCGAAGCGTTGGACAAGGAGTTCGAGCACAGCCTGAGCGCGGCGGGAGTGTCTCTCGCCGACTTCGACCTTCCCCGGCCGAGCAAGGACCCCACGCGTTCGGTGTCCATGGGCACCTCGGGCAAGCTCGCGCTCGAACGCGCCTTCGCCTCCGTCGCCCGCAAGAAGGACCTGCGCTCGGGGCATCTGCTGCTCGGGATCTTCCAGGCGGAGGTCGGCACCGTGCCACGCGCCCTCGCCCTGGCCGGCATCGACCGCGCCGACCTGATGGAGCGTGTACAGAGCACGCTCACGAACCACACCGATTAA
- a CDS encoding GNAT family N-acetyltransferase: MDLLLRPGTRADAADCGRICFAAFDRIAAEHGFIGDMPDVETATGLVDMLLNHPGFYSVTAELDGRIVGSNFLDERSRVVGIGPVTVDPDCQNRGVGRRLMEDVMRRATERQAPGIRLLQSSYHCRSFALYAGMGFEFRETLACMQGPPIRRTIPGHTVRPATDADLAACNELCSRVHGVDRGGEVSDALKQGTASVVEHDGRLTGYATDLAFFAHAVGETTEDLKALIAAAPAFGGPGILVPASDHALLQWCLGNGLKITQLMTLMTIGLYNDPEGAYLPSILY, from the coding sequence ATGGATCTGCTCCTGCGCCCAGGGACACGCGCTGATGCGGCCGACTGCGGAAGGATCTGTTTCGCGGCCTTCGACCGGATCGCCGCCGAGCACGGCTTCATCGGTGACATGCCCGACGTGGAGACCGCGACGGGGCTGGTGGACATGCTCCTGAACCACCCGGGCTTCTACAGCGTGACCGCGGAGCTGGACGGACGGATCGTCGGCAGCAACTTCCTCGATGAACGCTCGCGCGTCGTCGGCATCGGGCCGGTCACCGTCGACCCTGACTGCCAGAACCGCGGCGTCGGCCGTCGGCTCATGGAGGACGTCATGCGCCGGGCCACCGAGCGGCAGGCGCCGGGCATCAGGCTGCTGCAGTCGAGCTACCACTGCAGGTCGTTCGCCCTGTACGCCGGCATGGGCTTCGAGTTCCGCGAGACCCTGGCCTGCATGCAGGGCCCGCCGATCCGGCGCACCATCCCAGGCCACACGGTACGGCCGGCGACGGACGCGGACCTGGCCGCCTGCAACGAGCTGTGCTCGCGAGTCCACGGAGTCGATCGCGGCGGGGAGGTCAGCGACGCGCTCAAGCAGGGTACGGCCAGCGTCGTCGAGCACGACGGCCGCCTGACCGGCTACGCCACGGACCTGGCGTTCTTCGCCCACGCGGTCGGCGAGACCACCGAGGACCTCAAGGCGCTCATCGCCGCGGCCCCCGCCTTCGGCGGCCCTGGCATTCTCGTCCCGGCGAGCGACCACGCGCTGCTCCAGTGGTGCCTGGGCAACGGCCTCAAGATCACCCAGCTGATGACCCTGATGACCATCGGGCTCTACAACGATCCGGAGGGCGCATACCTGCCCAGCATCCTCTACTGA